The window GCATGCTAGATGATCTTTGCTTCGTTTATCCAGAAGTAAGCGCGAACGTTCAAGCTTTTATCCGCTCACCAGCCTCTAGTCCAGACCCACGAACTATTTATTTTTTCTCGGACACTGGCGCAGGAACTGTTGACCAAAGCGTTTTCACGTATACCAAACAATTAAACTACTTTTCAGCTAATGTTTTCCCGATTGGATCTAGCCATATAGAGAGATTGGCCTGTGGCTCTAACGTTTCAACCAAACAGCTTGATTATTGGAGAAGCAAAAAGGAAACCGGGGACGGCAGTCCCAACCTCACTCAGGCTAAGAATGCTATAGAAAACAAACTTTCTCATTATTCACATTCCCAGACCATCAAGGAAACTCAACGGCATTTGCCTAAAGGAAACGGCGTTGCTCCAGTTCCTACCATGAAGAAGCATATCCGTATTATATTTGGTGGAGGTGGACACCAAGACAATCCATATAAAAAAGGAGTTGTTGGCGCATTCTCTGATTTCTTTCATCCTGAACAGCACCAACCGAGAATTACAGCGATTCAGACTCCAGGGGATCTCGAGCTGGCGGTACACCAGCAAAGCTGGATTTCCAGGCTTTATGTCGCATACGGACTATCATTCTTGAAGGCGGATCTCGTTGGGAATAGATATCCTAAACAAACAGCGTTGAAACAAAAGAGCACAAAAAAGGATATGGTTATGTGCTCATGTCGGGGTATTAGCCCGGACTGCCCGAGATGCTCTGGTCTTGGTATGTATCGTGAGTAGCGAGAAACGGTATTGTGGATATGCCCGAAACGCCGGAAAGGGGCTTCTCCAACGTAACACGATGACGATGCTGGAGGGAGTGTGCGTTACGGGCACAGCAGAGATGGAGCTGGCGGAGAGCTCGAATACCAATCCATCGAAGAGCATTTGGAGGGTACCGCACGCTTGGCTGGCGATTTTGCGGCATCCTTTGGCGCGCCGGGTTGGGGCAGGCTGTGCGGACTGTGGCATGACCTGGGCAAATTTTCCGATGCGTTCCAGGAACGAATCACCGGGAAATTAACGGGCCGGGTCGACCATTCCACGTTCGGGGCTCGACATGCCCATGAGCGGCTGGGGATTCCCGGACTGCTCGCCGCCTATGCCATCGCCGGGCATCATGGCGGATTGCCGAACGGAAAGGACGGGTCCGCAAGCGATCTGGCGTCCCGCCTGGCTCGGACGGGGCTTTCTGAACCGCAGGACATCCCGGAATACCTCCTGGAAAGCGAAAAGCCCGGGGAGTTGCCGCTACGAATCGCCGCGGACAAAACCCGAATGGCCTTCCAGGTGTCCTTTTTCGTTCGCTTGTTGTTCTCCTGCCTTGTGGATGCGGATTTTTTGGACACCGAACGCTTCATGGATCCAAAGCGCCATGCCTTGCGCGTCCCCGGCCCGGAATTGCCGGAACTGGAGGCGAGGCTCGGCGCGCATCTGGCGAGTATCCGTAGCGCATCCACCAGGGTCAACGCCAAGCGCGCGGAAATCCTGGACGCCTGCCTGCTCGCGGCCCTGTCTCCTCCGGGGCTTTTTTCCCTTACCGTGCCTACCGGCGGAGGCAAGACCTTGTCCTCTCTGGCCTTCGCCCTGCGCCATGCCGCGCTGTACGGGCTGCGGCGGGTCATTTACGTAATCCCCTACATGTCCATCATCGAGCAAAACGCCCGCGTCTTCCGCGAAGTGCTGGGCGACGAGGCCGTGGTGGAGCACCACAGCACCTTCACGCCCGGCTCCCTGGGCCAAGCGATGGACGAAGATTCGCCCTCCTACCGCCGCGCCCGGCTGGCGTCCGAGAACTGGGACGCCCCGGTGGTGGTCACGACCAACGTGCAGTTCTTCGAGTCGCTGTTCGCCGACCGCTCCTCGCGGTGCCGCAAGCTGCACAACGTGGCGGGCAGCGTCGTCGTCCTGGACGAGGCCCAGATGCTTCCCGTGGAGTACCTGCGCCCGTGCCTGGAGGCCTTGCGGGAACTCACCGCCAACTACGGCACGAGCGTCGTGCTCTGCACGGCCACCCAACCCGCCCTGTCCACGTCCCCGTCCTTCCCCGACGGTCTCGATGGGGTCCGCGAGATCGTGACCGGCCTGGACGGGATCGAAGAGGCTTTCGACCGGGTCGAGCTGGAGGACGCGGGCACCCTGTCCACCGAGGCCCTGGCGCAGGCCCTGGCCGGGGAGCGTCAGACCCTGTGCATCGTGAACACCCGCAGCCGGGCGGCGGAACTGTTCGCCTTGCTTCGCGAACGCCCCGGTGCGCGCCACCTTTCGGCCCGCATGTGCCCGGCCCACCGGTCCCTGGTGCTGGACGGCATCCGGGCCGATCTGGCGGCGGGGCGGCCCTGCCTGACGGTCAGTACGCAGCTCGTGGAGGCCGGGGTGGACGTCGATTTTCCCCTGGTCTACCGGGAGCTGGCGGGCCTGGATTCCATCGCCCAGGCCGCCGGGCGCTGCAACCGCGAAGGGCTGCTGGGCGAGGGGCGGCGCGGCCTGACGCGGGTCTTTCGCCACGAGGCGGGCCTGCCCCGGATGTTCCGCCCGGCTGCGGATTCGGCGCAGTCCACCCTGCGCCGTTTCGAGGATGCGCCGTTTTCGGCCCGGGCCGTGCGGGACTATTTCGCCAACTACTACTGGCGGCGGGTCGAACGCCTGGACAGCAAGGGCATCCTGGCCGCCCTGTCCGCCGACGTGGACCGCCTCAATTTCCCTTTCCGGGACGTGGCCCAGGCGTTCCGGCTCATCGAAAACGACATGCTGCCGGTCATCGTGCCCTGGGGGGACGCCGGGGAAGCCCTGGTGGAAGAACTGCGCCACGTCCAATTCCCGGGTTCGGTGCTCCGGCGGCTGCAGCGCTTCACGGTCCAGGTCTATCGTCACGAGTTCCGGCAACTGGATGCGCAGGGCGCCTTGGAAATCGTGGACGAGAGTTATGCCGTACTCGTTCGACCGGAGTCGTACCGGGACGATTTAGGCCTCGTGGTCGATACCGGCCAGGAGGCGGCGAACTACATTTTGTAGCTGAAAACAGACACAAGGAGGGGCCTATGGAATTCGGCGTCAAACTTAGGGTTTGGGGCGACTACGCCTGTTTCACGCGGCCGGAGATGAAGGCCGAGCGTGTGAGCTACGACGTGATGACGCCGTCCGCGGCGCGGGGCATCCTGGAAGCGATCCATTGGAAACCGGCCATCCGCTGGGTCGTGGACCGCATCCACGTGCTCAGGCCCGTGCGTTTCGACAACGTGCGCCGCAACGAACTGGGGGGCAAGCTCTCCGCCGCCGTGGTCAACCAGGCCATTCGCGCCGACGGCAAGCGGGTGGTGACGTTCATCGAGGACGACCGCCAGCAGCGCGCCGCCATGGTCCTGCGCGACGTGGAGTACGTCATCGAGGCCCATTTCGAAATGACCGACCGGGCCGGGCCGGGGGACAACGAGGGCAAGCACCACGAAATCTTCCGCCGCCGGGCCGCGAAGGGGCAGTGCTATCACCGGCCCTATCTCGGCTGCCGGGAATTCGCGGCCCGCTTCGAACTGTTGGAGGACGATCCGCCGCCGTCGGCGCTGTCCGGCGAGAGGGACCTGGGTTGGATGCTCCACGACATCGACTACTCGGGCGGTATGACCCCGCGCTTCTTCCGGCCCGTGATGCGCGATGGCGTCTTCGATTGCGGCCAGGAGGTGAAGCCATGATTCTTCAGGCGCTGAGCGGGTATTATGACCGCTTGCGGGCCGAGTCTCACGCGGTTGTCCCGGAATATGGGTTCAGCGTTCAGGGTGCGACTCATGCCCTCGTTTTGGACGGCGATGGCACATTGCTCGGGTTCGAGGATTTGCGGCACCACGAAGGCGCGAAGCCATTTGCCAGGTCGGTGGTCGTTCCCAAGCCCATGGGAAAGCGGTCCGGACAAAAGCCACCGCCGTATTTTACCTGGGACAATTCGAAGTATGTCCTGGGGATTACGTTCGATAACAAGGAATACACCCTGGTTCCGGACCGGCATGAGGAGTTCAAGGCAGTCAATTTGCGGCTGCTACGAGGTATGGACGATCCGGCAGCCAGGGCGTTTGTCTCATTTCTGGAATCTTGGGAGCCTGAAAAAGCGCAGGACATGGAAGACCATGAGGATGCACTTGCTGGAGGTTTCCTTGTCGTCCGCCTGGATGGGGAACAGGAATTCCTGCACGAGAAGAACGCCATCAAGACAGCGTGGCTGGAGGAAATGGAGGCTCTCCCTTCCGGAGGCACGGGACAATGCCTCGTGTCCGGCATCAAGAATGCCAGGCTCACGAGGCTGCACCCGGAAATAAAGGGGGTTCCCGGAGGGCAGCCTTCCGGTGCCCCTCTCGTCAGCTTCAACGACACAGCATACGACTCCCACGGGCATAGATACAACGCGAATTGTCCGGTGGGTGAACAGGCCGCCTTCGGCTACACCACGGCCCTCAACCATCTGCTCCGCCAGCGCGGGCGCAGGGTGCAGGTCGGCGACACCACGGTGGTCTTCTGGACCGAAAAGCCGACCACGGCGGAATCGTATCTGCCAGGGCTCATCGCCGGGTGGGACGCGCCGCAGGACATCGAGGACAAGGCCGTGGCCCGCGACCTGGGCCTGTTCCTGGAGGCCGTGAAACAGGGGCGCGCGCCCACGGATATTCAGGACGCCGGGACCGCGTTCTACGTGCTCGGCCTGGCGCCCAACGCGGCCCGCCTCGCCGTGCGCTTCTGGCACGTCGGCACCGTGGGCGAGATGGCCGAGCGCGTGGGCCGGCACTTCCGGGACCTGGCCGTGGTCAAGCAGTACGACAACCAGCCGGATCATCCCGGTGTGCGGCACCTGGCGCGCGAACTGGCGGCCTTGGGCGACATGAAAAACTTCCCGGCGATCCTGGCCGGAGGGCTGCTGCGTGCCATGCTGACGGGCGGGCGATATCCCGAGGCCCTGCTGGTTCAGGTTCTGGAGCGAATCCGGGTCGAGAAGTCCCGTAAGGACAAGAACGGGAAGCCCATCAACAGCGTGTCCTACCTGCGCGCCGCCATGCTCAGGGCGTGTCTCATCCGCAACCACAACAAGGAGATTCCCATGGCTCTCGACACCGCGCGCACCGACGCGCCCTACCTGCTCGGCAGGCTGTTCGCTGTGTTGGAGCGGGCCCAGCAGGAGGCCGTCCCCGGGGCCAACGCCACCATCCGGGACCGCTTCATCGGCGCGGCCTCGGCCACCCCGGCTCGGGTCTTCCCCGTGCTGCTCAAAGGGGCCGACAACCACCTCGCCAAACTGCGCAAGCTGAAGGAAAAGGAAGGGACTTCCCACTGGCTGGACAGGCAGGTCCAGGATATCTGCGCGGAGATTGCCGATTTCCCGCTCACGCTGCCCACGCCGGAACAGGGCGTGTTCCAGCTCGGCTACTACCACCAGCGCAAGGATTTCTTCACCAAGAAAGACGAAAAGGAGAACTAGACCATGGCCGCCATCAGCAATCGCTACGAGTTCGTGTACCTGTTCGACGTCGAAAACGGCAATCCCAACGGCGACCCCGATGCCGGGAACATGCCGCGCATCGACACGGAGACCGGTTACGGCCTGGTCACGGACGTGTGCCTCAAGCGCAAGGTGCGCAACTACGTGGACCTGGCGCGCGACACCGGGGCCGTCCCGGCGCAGGGCTACAACGTCTACGTTCGCGAAAAGGCCGTGCTCAACGAGCAGCACGAGCTGGCCTACAAGGCCCTGGACCTCAAGCCCGAGGCCAAGAAATTGCCCAAGAAGGAGCAGGAGGCCCACGCCCTGACCCGTTGGATGTGCGACAACTTCTTCGACGTGCGCACCTTCGGCGCGGTGATGACCACCGAGGTCAATTGCGGCCAGGTGCGCGGGCCGGTGCAGTTGGCCTTCGCCCGCAGCGTGGAGCCGATCATCCCGCAGGAGGTGAGCATCACGCGCATGGCCGTGACCAACGCAAAGGACCTGGAAAAGGAGCGCACCATGGGCCGCAAGCACATCGTGCCCTACGCCCTTTACCGGGCCGAGGGTTTCGTGTCGGCGCCGCTGGCCATGGGTGAGCGTGGGACCGGGTTTTCCGAGGACGACCTGAAGCTATTGTGGGAGGCCCTGGCCAACATGTTCGACCACGACCGCTCAGCCGCTCGGGGCAAGATGGCGGCCCGGGGGCTGGTGGTCTTCAAGCACGACGCCGCCCTGGGCAATGCCCAGGCCCAGGCGTTGTTCGATCTGGTCACGGTGTCCCGGGCGGACGGTTCCCAGGGGCCCGCGCGCGCCTTCGCGGACTACCGCGTCGCCGTGGACGAGTCCGGCGTGCCCCAGGGCGTGAGCTGCGAGGTGAAGTTCTAGGCCATGGACGCCGCCATGTATGCGGAGGACGAGCTGCTGCCGATTTCGGCCTTGCAGCACTACCTCTACTGCCCCCGGCAGTGTGCGTTGATCCACCTGGAGCGCGTCTGGGCGGAGAACCGCTACACTGCCGAGGGGCGCATCCTGCATGCCGTGGCCGACTCGGGCCGGGTGCGCGGGCGCGGCGGCGTACGCGCTCGCGGCGGCATGCCCGTGCGCAGCCTGCGCCTGGGGCTGACCGGCGTGGCGGACGTGGTGGAATTCGGAGCCGTGCCGGGCGCGCCGCAGGTGCCGTATCCGGTTGAGTACAAGCGCGGGCGCCCCAAGGACCAGGACTGGGACCGGGTGCAGTTGTGCGCCCAGGCCCTGTGCCTGGAGGAGATGCTCGACGTTTCGGTACCCGAGGGCGCGTTGTTCTATGGGCAGCGCAAGCGCCGGGAGGTGGTGATCTTCGACGACGCCTTGCGCGCGAAGACCACGGAAACGGCGGCCCGTGTCCACGCCCTGCTGGGCGATGGGGCCACACCGGCCCCGGGGTCAGCAGGGCGGTGCCGCAACTGTTCCCTGCGTCCGCTGTGCCGCCCGGAGGCGATCCGGCGGCGCGGCGGCGTGCGCCACTATGTGGCCGAGGCATTGAAGGACCTATGAAGACGCATTGCAACACGCTGTACGTGACCAGCCAGGGGGCCTACCTGTCCAAGGACGGGGAGTGTGTCCTGGTGCGCCTGGAGGACGGAACCAAGGCCCGTTTTCCAGTGCACACCCTGGACGGGGTCGTGTGCTTTGGAAACGTGGGTGTGAGCCCCTTTTTGCTGGGGCATCTGGCCGAGCGGGACGTGGCCGTGTCGTTTTTGACGGCCTACGGCAAGTTCCTGGCCCGGTCCCAGGGGCCCGTGAGCGGCAACGTCCTGTTGCGCAGGGAGCAGTACCGGTGGGCGGACGATGGGGAGCGCAGCGCCCTGGTGGCGCGTTGCGTGTTGGCGGGCAAGATCGTCAACGCCCGGTCCGTGTTGCGCCGGGCCGTGCGGGACCATGCCGACAAGCTGGACGCGGCGCGCCTTGGGGACGCGCTGGCCCGGCTGGACGACTGTGCCGCGCGGTTGGAGCGCGCGCAGGGGTTGGAGATGCTGCGCGGAGTGGAGGGCGAGGCGGCGGGCGTGTACTTCGCGGTGTTCGACGAAATGGTGCTGCGGGGAGGGGAGGCGTTCCGGTTCGCCGGGCGCAACCGTCGGCCGCCCCTGGACCGGATCAACTGCCTGTTGTCCTTCGTGTACACCCTGCTGGCCCACGACGTGCGCTCGGCGCTGGAGTGCGTCGGGTTGGACCCGGCGGTGGGTTTTCTGCATCGCGACCGTCCGGGCCGCCCGGGACTCGCCTTGGATCTCATGGAGGAGTTCCGCTCCTTCTTTGCGGACCGGCTGGTGCTTTCGCTGGTCAACAGGGAGCAGGTCGGTCCCGGAGGGTTCACCGTGACGGAGTCCGGGGCCGTGCTGATGGACGACGGGACGCGGCGCACGGTGCTCGAAGCGTATCAGAAGCGCAAGCGCGACGTGCTGACGCATCCGTTTTTGAAGGAGAAGATGCCGTTGGGGTTGGCGTTTCATACGCAGGCGCTTTTGCTGGCGCGGCACGTGCGTGGGGACCTGGACGGGTATCCGCCGTTCTTTTGGCAGTAGGGGGGGCGGGGCATGCTGGTGCTCGTGAGCTACGATGTGGATTTCCGGGACGGCACGGGGGCGCGGCGGTTGCGGCGCATCGCCCGGGCCTGCCAGGACTACGGGCAGCGGGTGCAGTACTCGTTGTTCGAATGCGATGTGGACCCTGCCCAGTGGACGAAGCTGCGGGGTCGGTTGCTTGAGGAAATAGATAAGGATAAAGACAGCTTACGTTTCTATTATCTGGGCAGCAACTGGCGGCGTCGCTTGGAGCACGTGGGGGCCAAGGCGGGCCGCGACCCGGACGGCCTGCTTCTGGTCTAAACCCCGCGAACCCCAAGCTGCCCCAAAAGGCCGGGGAGGTTCGCACAAATAATTATCATAAATATATCAGTGAGTT is drawn from Desulfocurvus vexinensis DSM 17965 and contains these coding sequences:
- the cas1c gene encoding type I-C CRISPR-associated endonuclease Cas1c, whose amino-acid sequence is MKTHCNTLYVTSQGAYLSKDGECVLVRLEDGTKARFPVHTLDGVVCFGNVGVSPFLLGHLAERDVAVSFLTAYGKFLARSQGPVSGNVLLRREQYRWADDGERSALVARCVLAGKIVNARSVLRRAVRDHADKLDAARLGDALARLDDCAARLERAQGLEMLRGVEGEAAGVYFAVFDEMVLRGGEAFRFAGRNRRPPLDRINCLLSFVYTLLAHDVRSALECVGLDPAVGFLHRDRPGRPGLALDLMEEFRSFFADRLVLSLVNREQVGPGGFTVTESGAVLMDDGTRRTVLEAYQKRKRDVLTHPFLKEKMPLGLAFHTQALLLARHVRGDLDGYPPFFWQ
- the cas4 gene encoding CRISPR-associated protein Cas4 — its product is MDAAMYAEDELLPISALQHYLYCPRQCALIHLERVWAENRYTAEGRILHAVADSGRVRGRGGVRARGGMPVRSLRLGLTGVADVVEFGAVPGAPQVPYPVEYKRGRPKDQDWDRVQLCAQALCLEEMLDVSVPEGALFYGQRKRREVVIFDDALRAKTTETAARVHALLGDGATPAPGSAGRCRNCSLRPLCRPEAIRRRGGVRHYVAEALKDL
- the cas8c gene encoding type I-C CRISPR-associated protein Cas8c/Csd1, which translates into the protein MILQALSGYYDRLRAESHAVVPEYGFSVQGATHALVLDGDGTLLGFEDLRHHEGAKPFARSVVVPKPMGKRSGQKPPPYFTWDNSKYVLGITFDNKEYTLVPDRHEEFKAVNLRLLRGMDDPAARAFVSFLESWEPEKAQDMEDHEDALAGGFLVVRLDGEQEFLHEKNAIKTAWLEEMEALPSGGTGQCLVSGIKNARLTRLHPEIKGVPGGQPSGAPLVSFNDTAYDSHGHRYNANCPVGEQAAFGYTTALNHLLRQRGRRVQVGDTTVVFWTEKPTTAESYLPGLIAGWDAPQDIEDKAVARDLGLFLEAVKQGRAPTDIQDAGTAFYVLGLAPNAARLAVRFWHVGTVGEMAERVGRHFRDLAVVKQYDNQPDHPGVRHLARELAALGDMKNFPAILAGGLLRAMLTGGRYPEALLVQVLERIRVEKSRKDKNGKPINSVSYLRAAMLRACLIRNHNKEIPMALDTARTDAPYLLGRLFAVLERAQQEAVPGANATIRDRFIGAASATPARVFPVLLKGADNHLAKLRKLKEKEGTSHWLDRQVQDICAEIADFPLTLPTPEQGVFQLGYYHQRKDFFTKKDEKEN
- the cas7c gene encoding type I-C CRISPR-associated protein Cas7/Csd2 — its product is MAAISNRYEFVYLFDVENGNPNGDPDAGNMPRIDTETGYGLVTDVCLKRKVRNYVDLARDTGAVPAQGYNVYVREKAVLNEQHELAYKALDLKPEAKKLPKKEQEAHALTRWMCDNFFDVRTFGAVMTTEVNCGQVRGPVQLAFARSVEPIIPQEVSITRMAVTNAKDLEKERTMGRKHIVPYALYRAEGFVSAPLAMGERGTGFSEDDLKLLWEALANMFDHDRSAARGKMAARGLVVFKHDAALGNAQAQALFDLVTVSRADGSQGPARAFADYRVAVDESGVPQGVSCEVKF
- the cas5c gene encoding type I-C CRISPR-associated protein Cas5c yields the protein MEFGVKLRVWGDYACFTRPEMKAERVSYDVMTPSAARGILEAIHWKPAIRWVVDRIHVLRPVRFDNVRRNELGGKLSAAVVNQAIRADGKRVVTFIEDDRQQRAAMVLRDVEYVIEAHFEMTDRAGPGDNEGKHHEIFRRRAAKGQCYHRPYLGCREFAARFELLEDDPPPSALSGERDLGWMLHDIDYSGGMTPRFFRPVMRDGVFDCGQEVKP
- the cas2 gene encoding CRISPR-associated endonuclease Cas2 — protein: MLVLVSYDVDFRDGTGARRLRRIARACQDYGQRVQYSLFECDVDPAQWTKLRGRLLEEIDKDKDSLRFYYLGSNWRRRLEHVGAKAGRDPDGLLLV
- the cas3 gene encoding CRISPR-associated helicase Cas3' translates to MPTGGGKTLSSLAFALRHAALYGLRRVIYVIPYMSIIEQNARVFREVLGDEAVVEHHSTFTPGSLGQAMDEDSPSYRRARLASENWDAPVVVTTNVQFFESLFADRSSRCRKLHNVAGSVVVLDEAQMLPVEYLRPCLEALRELTANYGTSVVLCTATQPALSTSPSFPDGLDGVREIVTGLDGIEEAFDRVELEDAGTLSTEALAQALAGERQTLCIVNTRSRAAELFALLRERPGARHLSARMCPAHRSLVLDGIRADLAAGRPCLTVSTQLVEAGVDVDFPLVYRELAGLDSIAQAAGRCNREGLLGEGRRGLTRVFRHEAGLPRMFRPAADSAQSTLRRFEDAPFSARAVRDYFANYYWRRVERLDSKGILAALSADVDRLNFPFRDVAQAFRLIENDMLPVIVPWGDAGEALVEELRHVQFPGSVLRRLQRFTVQVYRHEFRQLDAQGALEIVDESYAVLVRPESYRDDLGLVVDTGQEAANYIL